A genomic stretch from Sphingobacterium sp. ML3W includes:
- a CDS encoding FecR domain-containing protein — translation MEQTKLINLYRRYLAKQCTDEEIHMLMHYMRQKEYAKLFKELILEDLEYEEEIELDDQARMAIQQLDEYFDREYFYQNRKKNNKKLFAWISIAAAASIICAISVLWYTRVDDESGGIGIADNRSTLITSNGKEIKLDGTSNVELLRENGTVILQDSLGDIHVKVLDSIPNLKPQVIYQTIRTAKGRQSRIYLTDGSAVVLNSDSQLKFPLFYAEGQREVELQGEGFFDVETNKRKPFIVKTHDQRIKVYGTKFNVNNYENEQTTKTTLFHGKVSVQNLIGSSPQKEYILKPGEQIVLDKKSKALKQDKTENEEQVLGWKNGVFVYDNATLKEIMKDFARWYNIDVDLETLPALTFSGTIPRNYELDKALNVIARTANIKINRTGTTLKFEK, via the coding sequence GTGGAACAAACCAAATTAATAAACTTATATAGAAGATATCTTGCTAAACAGTGCACGGATGAAGAAATCCACATGTTAATGCATTACATGCGCCAGAAGGAGTATGCAAAACTTTTCAAGGAACTGATTTTGGAAGATTTGGAGTATGAAGAGGAAATTGAGTTAGATGATCAGGCTAGAATGGCTATTCAGCAGCTTGATGAATATTTCGACCGTGAATATTTTTATCAGAACCGAAAAAAGAACAACAAGAAACTATTCGCATGGATATCAATTGCTGCTGCAGCTTCAATAATCTGTGCAATTTCAGTGCTATGGTACACACGCGTTGACGATGAGTCTGGCGGTATAGGAATAGCAGATAACCGAAGCACATTGATAACAAGTAATGGTAAAGAGATAAAGCTGGATGGTACTTCCAATGTTGAGTTATTGCGGGAAAATGGAACTGTAATTCTACAGGATAGTTTAGGGGATATCCATGTTAAAGTACTGGATAGTATACCTAATCTTAAGCCTCAAGTCATTTATCAAACAATCCGGACAGCCAAAGGCAGACAATCTCGCATTTATCTTACTGATGGTAGTGCTGTGGTTCTAAATTCTGATTCTCAACTTAAATTTCCACTTTTTTATGCAGAGGGTCAACGGGAGGTCGAACTTCAAGGAGAGGGATTTTTTGACGTAGAAACCAATAAGCGTAAGCCATTTATAGTTAAAACACACGATCAACGGATTAAGGTATACGGAACCAAGTTTAATGTCAACAATTATGAAAATGAACAAACGACTAAAACCACTTTGTTTCATGGTAAAGTGTCTGTACAGAATCTGATCGGATCATCACCTCAGAAGGAGTATATCCTTAAACCTGGTGAACAAATTGTCCTCGATAAAAAATCAAAAGCTTTGAAACAAGATAAGACTGAAAACGAGGAACAGGTATTGGGCTGGAAGAATGGTGTATTTGTTTATGATAATGCAACATTAAAGGAAATTATGAAGGATTTCGCCAGATGGTACAATATTGATGTGGATCTTGAAACCCTTCCTGCACTTACGTTTAGTGGAACTATACCAAGAAATTATGAGCTGGACAAAGCGCTAAATGTGATCGCAAGGACAGCAAATATCAAGATTAACCGAACGGGAACTACACTAAAATTTGAAAAATAA
- a CDS encoding zinc-ribbon domain-containing protein gives MIIFGTRTKLLQNSSNAAVGTCNYCNTVGSLYAYKQVKYFHIFWIPIFPYSTEIISVCNHCKKVNYQREIAPQTLATIRSSGMPKTPVGYFSGLILIGLFFGSAAAAGISGSIKTKKYLESPAAGDVYEIKRKENGKSMYTLYRVANVTTDSITFDVNDYEAEGTKGLRKLRKERSDSYSEKITLARAEVTKMKADNQISTIERK, from the coding sequence ATGATTATTTTCGGAACAAGAACAAAGTTACTACAAAACAGCTCCAATGCAGCTGTTGGGACTTGCAATTATTGCAACACAGTCGGATCCTTATATGCCTACAAACAGGTTAAATACTTTCATATCTTTTGGATCCCCATTTTTCCATATAGTACAGAGATTATTAGTGTATGTAATCATTGCAAAAAAGTAAATTACCAACGTGAGATTGCCCCCCAAACCCTTGCAACAATCCGTTCAAGCGGTATGCCGAAGACACCCGTTGGATATTTTTCTGGATTAATACTAATCGGTCTTTTCTTCGGATCTGCGGCCGCAGCGGGAATATCCGGATCCATCAAAACAAAAAAATACCTGGAAAGCCCGGCTGCTGGTGATGTATATGAAATCAAACGGAAAGAAAATGGGAAATCCATGTACACGTTATACCGCGTGGCTAATGTCACGACGGATTCCATTACTTTCGACGTCAACGACTACGAAGCAGAGGGAACAAAAGGTCTTCGCAAATTGAGAAAAGAACGCAGCGATAGTTATTCAGAAAAGATTACTTTAGCCCGTGCAGAGGTGACCAAAATGAAAGCTGACAATCAAATATCTACGATAGAAAGAAAATAG
- a CDS encoding DinB family protein → MNTLQQLKSELENEYQITKNFIELFPEGKNDYAPHEKSMKIMPLATHLVEVFEWPSTILKTSELDFADGGYTPTILSTREDLLKKLDQDYDAGKLALENAAEDDLNPIWTIKSAGQKLASWTKYEAIRHSLNQITHHRAQLGVYYRLNNIPLPSSYGPSADSQNF, encoded by the coding sequence ATGAACACACTTCAACAACTAAAATCTGAACTTGAAAATGAGTATCAGATCACTAAAAATTTTATCGAACTTTTTCCAGAAGGCAAAAATGACTATGCCCCACATGAAAAAAGTATGAAAATCATGCCCCTTGCGACCCATCTCGTGGAGGTATTTGAATGGCCAAGTACAATTTTGAAAACGTCTGAACTGGATTTTGCCGATGGTGGCTACACGCCCACTATCCTATCAACGCGGGAAGACTTACTCAAGAAACTAGACCAAGATTATGACGCAGGCAAATTAGCCTTAGAAAATGCGGCCGAAGATGATTTAAATCCAATTTGGACCATAAAAAGCGCTGGTCAAAAACTCGCAAGCTGGACAAAATATGAAGCAATCCGTCATTCTTTAAATCAGATCACACATCACAGGGCACAGCTAGGTGTTTATTATAGGCTGAATAATATCCCCTTACCGTCAAGTTACGGACCTTCTGCTGATTCACAGAACTTTTAG
- a CDS encoding RagB/SusD family nutrient uptake outer membrane protein codes for MKKLLKYTFCSFLFLSVSGCSNSLLDKEPISNVSGQGYYKKPSDAQAGVNGIYNGLQSLFRQNFAYWGEGRADNIVTRHAGDPAALQQNTLTPVINSARWDNFYTVISRANYAIKYIPQAFGTEDSELKRQLLGQAHALRALAYFYLVRIWGQVPLVTEPYEGLDQDLFVKKNTEAEVLAKVEADLILATENCATNYSGARNRVLITQGAAYAFLTQLYMWQKKYAQAIEMAEKVLADPQYALVPIEDWNNIFVKGSSTESIFEVGYNEVQPNNLRVWYANGSDSDYVPSAGFIASIEPEDFRKPRIYDVSQVQPRKIWKFFGQGFNDESPEPSAGNIVLTRLADILLLKSEAHAHLNQPVEALDLLNPIRIRAGLPALDQNKAQSQFGSLVASILHERSVELCFEGHRWFDLLRSETAISTMKPINGLSDKQNLLWPIHEGELLKNPNLQQNEFYR; via the coding sequence ATGAAAAAATTGTTAAAATATACATTTTGTTCTTTTCTATTTTTATCCGTTAGCGGTTGTTCGAATTCGTTGCTGGATAAGGAGCCTATTAGTAATGTCTCTGGACAGGGCTACTATAAAAAGCCCAGTGATGCGCAGGCTGGTGTCAATGGCATCTATAATGGTCTGCAATCTCTTTTTCGCCAGAATTTTGCTTACTGGGGAGAAGGGCGGGCCGATAATATTGTGACCCGTCATGCCGGTGACCCTGCTGCTCTACAACAGAACACACTGACTCCGGTTATCAATTCGGCGCGTTGGGATAATTTTTATACTGTTATATCCCGGGCGAACTATGCGATCAAATATATTCCACAGGCATTCGGAACTGAAGATAGCGAACTTAAAAGACAATTACTTGGGCAGGCCCATGCCTTAAGGGCACTAGCTTATTTTTACTTGGTTCGGATATGGGGGCAGGTACCTTTGGTTACGGAGCCATATGAGGGATTGGATCAGGATCTGTTTGTCAAGAAGAACACTGAGGCGGAGGTATTAGCCAAGGTTGAAGCAGATTTAATTTTGGCAACGGAGAATTGTGCCACAAACTATTCGGGTGCCAGAAACCGTGTACTGATTACCCAAGGAGCAGCTTATGCTTTTCTGACGCAGCTCTATATGTGGCAAAAAAAATATGCGCAGGCGATAGAAATGGCTGAAAAAGTACTAGCAGACCCGCAATATGCCTTGGTGCCAATTGAGGATTGGAATAACATCTTTGTAAAAGGAAGCAGTACCGAAAGTATCTTTGAAGTCGGATACAATGAAGTGCAACCCAATAACCTCCGTGTCTGGTATGCCAATGGATCGGATAGTGATTATGTACCCAGTGCGGGTTTTATAGCGTCAATCGAACCTGAAGATTTTCGCAAACCTCGTATTTACGATGTATCTCAAGTTCAGCCCCGTAAGATATGGAAGTTTTTTGGACAAGGATTTAATGATGAGAGCCCAGAACCCTCAGCTGGCAATATTGTATTAACACGATTGGCCGATATCCTATTACTAAAGTCTGAAGCTCATGCCCATTTAAATCAGCCTGTCGAAGCATTGGACTTACTAAACCCGATCCGCATCCGTGCAGGGCTTCCAGCTTTAGATCAAAATAAGGCGCAAAGCCAATTCGGAAGTTTAGTTGCTAGTATTTTGCATGAGCGATCTGTAGAACTTTGTTTTGAGGGACACCGTTGGTTTGATCTCCTGCGAAGTGAAACCGCTATTTCGACAATGAAGCCGATCAATGGCCTCTCCGATAAACAAAATTTGCTGTGGCCAATACACGAAGGTGAACTTCTTAAAAACCCAAATTTGCAACAAAATGAATTTTATAGATAA
- a CDS encoding protein-disulfide reductase DsbD N-terminal domain-containing protein, whose amino-acid sequence MKKLVLLMTAVIFMITGAFAQIHKPVKWTVASKKLNNKEAVVYVKATIQNGWHIYSQNVKDGGPIPTSFTFANATDYVLAGKTAEPKPKVKHEEVFKMDVGYFTNEVIFQQKVTLKKGTATVKGSVEWQACDASQCLPPDEYAFAVTIK is encoded by the coding sequence ATGAAAAAATTAGTATTGTTGATGACTGCAGTTATTTTTATGATAACTGGTGCTTTTGCTCAGATTCACAAACCGGTAAAATGGACTGTAGCTAGCAAAAAGCTGAACAACAAAGAGGCAGTCGTCTATGTAAAAGCTACCATTCAAAATGGCTGGCATATTTATTCGCAAAATGTAAAGGATGGCGGACCTATTCCGACTTCTTTCACATTTGCTAATGCGACCGATTATGTATTGGCAGGAAAAACTGCTGAACCAAAACCAAAAGTAAAGCACGAAGAGGTTTTTAAAATGGATGTAGGATATTTTACAAATGAGGTGATCTTCCAACAAAAGGTGACTTTGAAAAAAGGAACAGCAACTGTGAAAGGTAGTGTGGAATGGCAAGCATGTGATGCATCACAATGTCTTCCTCCAGATGAATATGCTTTTGCAGTAACGATCAAATAA
- a CDS encoding TonB-dependent receptor — translation MKFSANQCNLKGPYYVLSLFFLCSILIFPGIVGAQQKTITGNVIDATTKSPLLGVTLKLSNTKNVTVSTDKRGGFVVDDVAIGQSITFSFVGYSSQTIKIDSRASYTIALVAVSNLMEETVVVGYGRQKKRNLTGSIVSVGASEIAKTTLQDPISILQGRAAGVQVSSNSGAPGGEMSIRVRGSSSLNSGNNPLFVVDGIPLESNSISSLNGTENSGLNPMTDINPNDIASIEILKDAASTAIYGSRAANGVVMITTKRGAEGRPEVILNATAGVSALTRKLSVLNARQYREAVLDSYRGMAKPEEPFYTIIDSLNPMNSGDVDWQDELMRSAKQYKLDLSVRGGNQGTKYAWSSSYLDQDGVILNSNYKRFTSRLNVDFTISDRIRIGQSISYTNAVNNRTNAAGSGNLSIIRSLLIRPPIMSMYLPNGSLNGYMIGQRNPVGMALFATNLNKSNRIVGSQYLEIDLYKDLKFRSNVNLDYISMKEDEFMPSILDYREGYNKGAVRSSGNLTWGNESYFTYAKNVANEHNIGAVLGISFQKWRYDRTGLDGEYFPSDDIRTLNGASIISNAGVNIASEHAMLSYFGRVTYDYLGKYLLEFNLRTDGSSRFGRNRRFGFFPSASAGWRFVEEKGIKNLGWLSDGKLRFSLGSTGNEAIGDYAARGEFTLGTNYLDFSGAAPTVMPNPNLTWETTRQYNLGLELGFLKNRILFSTDAYLKKTKDLLYNVPMPGTTGFEFITQNIGSIENRGLEFSLQTRNLEGAFSWNTNINVSLNRNKVTSLPKNLLTGGHIQNGAFHILQEGLPIGVFYGWRYLGVYARDEDNTSGLTNGANGPVFAGGDPIWKDVNNDNIIDQNDREIIGYAEPKYFGGISNDFSYKNFHLNVFFQYSVGNQIYSELNHQRNSIVRYNNLSTDALNRWREQGDQTDFPRLIRDDPKQSDSRVQSRWVEDGSYLKLKNINLRYSFDPSWSKRIGLRKLDAFVTATNLITWTKYTGFDPDVNSYSGLRVGLDEGSYPQSRTFMFGLILGL, via the coding sequence ATGAAATTTAGTGCTAACCAGTGTAACCTTAAAGGACCATATTATGTTTTATCCTTATTTTTTTTGTGCAGTATTTTAATTTTTCCTGGAATTGTGGGGGCTCAGCAAAAGACGATCACTGGTAACGTGATTGATGCGACCACAAAGTCGCCTTTACTTGGAGTTACCTTAAAGCTCAGCAATACAAAAAATGTGACGGTGAGTACGGATAAAAGGGGAGGCTTTGTAGTAGATGACGTGGCTATAGGGCAATCTATTACTTTTTCATTTGTGGGCTATTCGAGTCAGACGATAAAAATAGACTCACGTGCAAGCTATACGATTGCACTAGTTGCTGTTTCCAATTTGATGGAAGAGACTGTTGTGGTGGGATATGGGCGTCAGAAAAAACGAAATCTAACAGGATCTATTGTTTCCGTTGGCGCTTCAGAAATTGCTAAAACAACATTGCAGGATCCCATTTCAATTTTACAGGGACGGGCAGCGGGGGTGCAGGTTTCGTCCAATTCCGGGGCACCCGGTGGTGAGATGAGCATACGCGTTCGGGGGAGTTCCTCATTGAACTCGGGAAACAATCCGCTTTTTGTTGTAGACGGTATTCCACTGGAATCCAATTCCATTTCTTCTTTAAACGGTACTGAAAATTCTGGGCTGAACCCGATGACGGATATCAATCCGAACGACATCGCTTCGATTGAGATTCTTAAAGATGCTGCGTCTACCGCGATTTACGGTTCTAGAGCTGCCAATGGAGTCGTGATGATTACGACGAAACGAGGTGCTGAAGGTAGACCCGAGGTGATATTAAATGCAACTGCGGGAGTGAGCGCCCTGACCCGCAAACTAAGTGTTTTGAACGCAAGGCAATATCGAGAAGCAGTTTTGGATTCCTATCGGGGGATGGCGAAACCTGAGGAACCATTTTATACAATTATTGATTCGCTCAATCCCATGAACAGTGGTGACGTGGACTGGCAGGATGAGTTGATGCGTTCAGCAAAGCAATATAAGTTGGATCTCTCTGTACGAGGAGGGAATCAAGGGACAAAATATGCCTGGAGTTCATCATATTTGGATCAGGATGGTGTGATATTGAATTCCAATTACAAGCGATTTACCTCCCGATTGAATGTCGACTTTACGATTTCCGATCGGATCAGGATAGGCCAGAGTATTTCCTATACAAATGCAGTCAACAACCGGACAAATGCTGCAGGTTCAGGGAATCTGAGTATTATCCGGAGTTTATTGATACGGCCACCTATTATGTCGATGTATCTACCCAATGGATCACTGAATGGTTATATGATCGGACAGCGGAATCCCGTTGGGATGGCTTTGTTTGCAACCAACCTGAACAAGAGTAATCGCATCGTTGGAAGCCAATATCTGGAAATTGATCTTTATAAAGATCTTAAATTCCGAAGCAATGTAAACCTGGATTATATTTCAATGAAAGAAGATGAATTTATGCCATCCATATTGGATTACCGCGAGGGGTATAATAAAGGTGCTGTACGATCTTCCGGAAACCTTACCTGGGGCAATGAGAGTTATTTTACCTATGCTAAAAATGTAGCTAATGAGCACAATATTGGGGCGGTATTGGGAATAAGTTTTCAGAAATGGCGTTATGACCGGACAGGTCTCGATGGAGAATACTTTCCGAGTGATGATATCCGGACATTGAACGGTGCATCCATCATTTCAAACGCAGGTGTAAATATCGCTTCGGAACATGCGATGCTTTCTTATTTCGGTCGGGTAACTTATGACTATCTCGGAAAATATTTGTTGGAATTCAACCTTCGTACAGACGGCTCTTCCCGTTTTGGTCGTAACCGACGGTTTGGATTCTTTCCCTCTGCGTCAGCGGGCTGGCGTTTTGTTGAAGAAAAAGGGATCAAGAATTTGGGTTGGCTTAGCGATGGTAAGCTTCGTTTTAGCCTTGGAAGTACCGGAAACGAGGCCATCGGTGATTATGCCGCGAGAGGAGAGTTTACTTTAGGAACGAACTATTTGGATTTTTCGGGAGCGGCACCAACTGTGATGCCCAATCCGAACCTTACTTGGGAAACAACGCGTCAATATAACCTCGGGTTAGAGCTTGGCTTTTTAAAAAATAGAATCCTGTTTTCTACGGATGCCTACTTGAAGAAAACGAAAGATCTGCTTTATAATGTGCCCATGCCCGGGACTACGGGATTTGAATTTATTACACAAAATATAGGATCTATTGAGAATCGAGGATTAGAGTTTAGCCTACAGACCCGTAATCTGGAGGGAGCTTTTAGTTGGAACACAAATATAAACGTCAGCTTAAATAGAAATAAAGTTACATCGTTGCCTAAGAATCTTCTGACTGGCGGTCATATTCAAAATGGGGCTTTCCATATCCTACAGGAAGGCTTACCTATAGGTGTATTTTATGGATGGCGTTATCTTGGTGTGTATGCGCGTGATGAAGACAATACAAGTGGCTTAACAAATGGCGCGAATGGACCCGTATTTGCCGGTGGAGATCCCATTTGGAAGGATGTGAACAATGATAATATTATCGATCAAAATGACCGCGAGATTATTGGTTATGCTGAACCGAAGTATTTCGGAGGGATCTCTAATGATTTTAGCTATAAGAATTTTCATTTGAATGTGTTTTTTCAATACTCGGTGGGTAATCAGATTTATAGTGAGTTGAATCATCAGCGCAATTCAATTGTTCGTTATAATAATCTGTCTACTGACGCTCTTAACCGGTGGCGGGAACAGGGAGATCAAACAGATTTTCCGCGATTGATTCGGGATGATCCAAAACAGTCTGATAGTCGGGTGCAAAGCAGGTGGGTCGAAGATGGCTCTTATCTGAAGTTAAAAAACATCAATTTGAGGTATTCTTTTGACCCTTCTTGGAGCAAACGTATCGGTTTGCGTAAGCTCGATGCTTTTGTTACCGCTACAAATCTGATTACTTGGACAAAGTATACCGGTTTTGATCCCGATGTTAATTCCTATTCTGGTCTTCGTGTAGGATTGGATGAGGGCTCTTATCCACAGAGCCGCACATTTATGTTTGGTTTAATCCTTGGTCTTTAA
- a CDS encoding fasciclin domain-containing protein: protein MKRIKYIVIFFLCGFGTLSLFSSCEIQESFEYDYAEDNSKLNMSAWTYIQGKDSLSLLKQVILQCKDEALYERTEKATFILPTNQAFTAYLKENKYDNIAAIPVPILKDILRYHIVKAIVNFSDPALAPSNKPIAYSTEKGEIMYLSHTSTYVGLINEGTNNQWQIRTSNLVPDNGVIHVVDHIVFLSEKTK from the coding sequence ATGAAGAGGATAAAATATATCGTTATTTTTTTTCTATGCGGTTTTGGTACGCTGTCATTGTTCTCTAGTTGTGAAATACAAGAAAGCTTTGAATATGACTACGCGGAAGACAATAGTAAACTGAATATGTCAGCATGGACATATATTCAGGGGAAGGATTCGTTGTCCTTACTGAAACAAGTTATCTTGCAATGTAAGGATGAAGCATTGTATGAACGTACAGAAAAAGCGACCTTTATTCTGCCCACCAATCAAGCTTTTACAGCATATCTAAAAGAAAATAAATACGACAATATTGCCGCTATTCCGGTGCCGATATTGAAGGATATTTTGCGTTATCATATTGTAAAGGCGATAGTGAATTTTAGCGATCCTGCCTTGGCTCCAAGTAACAAACCAATTGCCTATAGCACTGAAAAAGGTGAAATTATGTATTTGTCCCATACGAGTACCTATGTTGGGCTCATCAATGAAGGGACCAATAATCAATGGCAAATCCGTACATCTAATTTAGTTCCGGATAATGGTGTCATCCATGTCGTTGATCACATTGTTTTTTTATCCGAGAAGACGAAATAG
- a CDS encoding Gfo/Idh/MocA family oxidoreductase translates to MVDYTLNRRNFLLGTSAFFTLSALEAKGLSFERLPKNIKVGLIGAGWYGKSDLFRLMQVCDVNVVAICDVDSRHLQEAGRLVTERQRSGQIPKLYKDYRKMLADHQFDLILIGTPDHWHARQAIDAIRSGAHIYLQKPVSVDVLEGEAILRYARKYNKKVQVGTQRRSTAHLMDAKKQIIDPGLLGKISHVEMCCYYHMRRNGNPALEPVPDFLDYEMWTGPAPLRPYDGLPHGGWWRTFMEYGNGITGDMGMHMFDTVRWLLQLKWPKKISATGGIYVQKEGKSTIADTQTAVFEYDELNCIWQHRTWGNPVDPEYPWAFIIYGDKGTLKGSVMKYEFIPVGKGTPIKKDVVYEKDKFPADLEEPRIELHTAPATRQHLLDLLSAIEHDRLPVADIEEGYISTACCILANISMQLNRPLEYDPLKKICTGDPEATKLLKRPYRMPWQHPYL, encoded by the coding sequence ATGGTTGATTATACACTGAACCGAAGAAACTTCCTTCTGGGGACAAGTGCTTTTTTTACTTTATCCGCTTTAGAAGCTAAAGGATTATCCTTTGAACGTCTACCTAAAAATATCAAGGTCGGACTGATCGGGGCGGGTTGGTATGGAAAAAGCGATCTATTTAGGCTGATGCAGGTTTGCGATGTCAACGTGGTTGCGATTTGCGATGTTGATAGCCGTCATTTGCAGGAGGCGGGGCGATTGGTCACAGAACGCCAACGCTCAGGACAGATTCCAAAGCTCTACAAAGATTACAGGAAAATGCTTGCCGATCATCAATTCGATCTCATTCTGATCGGTACACCTGATCATTGGCATGCAAGACAGGCAATAGATGCGATACGTTCGGGAGCACATATCTATTTGCAAAAACCCGTTAGTGTTGATGTACTTGAGGGCGAAGCGATACTCCGTTATGCACGAAAATATAATAAAAAAGTACAGGTGGGAACACAACGGCGGAGTACAGCGCATCTGATGGATGCAAAAAAGCAGATTATAGATCCAGGTTTACTCGGTAAGATATCGCATGTGGAAATGTGCTGTTACTATCATATGAGAAGGAATGGTAATCCGGCACTGGAACCTGTTCCTGACTTTCTCGATTACGAAATGTGGACTGGTCCTGCTCCTTTACGACCTTACGACGGTTTACCTCATGGCGGTTGGTGGCGAACTTTTATGGAATATGGGAATGGTATCACAGGTGATATGGGTATGCATATGTTTGATACTGTACGTTGGTTATTACAACTCAAATGGCCAAAGAAAATTAGTGCAACAGGGGGAATCTATGTGCAAAAAGAGGGAAAGTCGACTATTGCGGATACACAGACAGCGGTATTTGAATATGATGAGCTTAATTGTATATGGCAACATCGCACTTGGGGCAATCCTGTGGATCCTGAATATCCTTGGGCGTTTATTATCTATGGGGATAAAGGAACGCTAAAAGGAAGTGTGATGAAATATGAGTTTATTCCAGTTGGTAAAGGTACTCCCATTAAAAAAGACGTAGTTTATGAAAAAGATAAATTTCCAGCTGATCTGGAAGAGCCTAGAATTGAATTGCACACAGCTCCTGCCACACGACAACATCTATTGGATCTATTGTCTGCAATAGAACATGATCGATTGCCTGTAGCTGACATCGAAGAGGGCTATATATCGACAGCCTGTTGTATACTTGCCAATATTTCTATGCAATTAAATAGACCGTTAGAATATGATCCATTGAAAAAAATATGCACCGGTGATCCCGAAGCAACCAAGTTATTGAAAAGACCTTATCGAATGCCCTGGCAACATCCTTATCTGTGA
- a CDS encoding sigma-70 family RNA polymerase sigma factor yields MSLEDNAILLLQLAEGNQQAFEKLYYGYRAQIFGRILKQVRSVEFAQDIVQDVFVKVWQNRAQIDVSKNFKSYLYTIAQSTVYDYFRKIASDQAKSEQLMILSKGKCVNDIEAEVSYKEMEKYLNDILDIIPERCREVYVLCKLEGRSYDEVSKLLNISTATINNHIVKATGIIKSHWNWNYCCFLMMLFAEYYPIFLT; encoded by the coding sequence ATGAGTTTAGAGGACAACGCGATATTGCTCTTACAACTGGCTGAGGGAAATCAACAGGCATTCGAGAAACTCTATTACGGCTATAGAGCACAGATCTTTGGCCGTATATTAAAGCAGGTAAGATCGGTGGAGTTTGCACAGGATATCGTTCAGGACGTATTTGTAAAGGTCTGGCAGAATAGAGCACAGATTGATGTTTCAAAAAATTTTAAATCCTATCTCTATACAATTGCACAGAGCACAGTTTACGACTATTTTCGGAAAATTGCTTCGGATCAAGCTAAGAGTGAACAGTTGATGATTCTATCCAAAGGCAAATGTGTAAATGATATTGAAGCGGAGGTCTCTTATAAAGAAATGGAGAAATACCTCAATGATATCTTGGACATTATTCCCGAACGATGTCGGGAAGTATATGTACTCTGTAAACTCGAAGGCCGAAGCTATGATGAGGTGTCCAAATTGTTGAATATTTCTACAGCGACAATCAACAATCATATTGTTAAAGCTACTGGTATTATTAAATCGCATTGGAATTGGAACTACTGTTGTTTTCTTATGATGTTATTCGCAGAATACTACCCTATATTTCTCACCTAG